Proteins from a single region of Ignavibacteria bacterium:
- a CDS encoding Rrf2 family transcriptional regulator: MPAIFSKSCEYAIQSVLYLTRQKSNSPVHLRDISSSLNIPHHFLSKVMQTLGRDGIIHSQKGLSGGFELGRKPSHIYLMDIVHAIDGKGILDECVAGFPNCGDEHPCALHPMWKEAKHVLLEMLKTKTIEDLNKEMSDKWNFMELISEEKNLAQQTRNMKTPTEILKEEHRAIERMLNVLEIFIRRSERGEHISTQYFNNALKFIQLFADSCHHGKEEKFLFPAMERNGFSREMGPLAVMLYEHEEGRSYVREMLDALGKMGNNGTANFAQFSIPAKNFIALLRNHITKEDNILFVMAENNLPEKEKDKLLLEFGNLELAGTVCHQKTELLTMLKQMEYEVTQQFSSEKAAV; encoded by the coding sequence ATGCCAGCAATTTTTAGTAAATCTTGCGAATACGCAATTCAATCCGTGTTGTACTTAACACGCCAAAAAAGCAATTCCCCAGTTCATTTGCGTGATATTTCATCGTCGCTGAATATTCCGCATCATTTTTTAAGTAAAGTAATGCAAACATTAGGGCGCGATGGTATTATTCATTCGCAAAAAGGACTCAGTGGCGGTTTTGAACTCGGTAGAAAACCTTCACATATCTATTTAATGGATATTGTTCACGCGATTGATGGAAAAGGAATACTTGACGAATGTGTTGCAGGATTTCCCAACTGCGGAGACGAACATCCCTGCGCATTGCATCCGATGTGGAAAGAAGCAAAACACGTTTTGCTGGAAATGTTAAAAACAAAAACAATAGAAGACCTGAATAAGGAAATGAGCGACAAGTGGAATTTTATGGAATTGATTTCTGAAGAAAAAAACCTTGCCCAACAAACACGCAATATGAAAACTCCTACAGAAATTCTCAAAGAAGAGCATCGTGCAATCGAGCGAATGCTCAATGTATTGGAAATATTTATCCGACGTTCAGAACGAGGCGAACATATTTCCACTCAATACTTCAACAATGCGTTGAAATTTATTCAATTATTTGCAGACTCGTGTCATCACGGAAAAGAAGAAAAATTCCTGTTTCCCGCAATGGAACGCAACGGTTTTTCACGTGAGATGGGACCTCTTGCCGTAATGCTGTACGAACACGAAGAAGGTCGTTCGTATGTGCGAGAAATGCTCGATGCATTAGGAAAAATGGGGAACAACGGAACAGCAAACTTCGCTCAATTTTCCATTCCAGCAAAAAATTTTATTGCTCTCTTGCGAAATCATATTACGAAAGAAGACAATATCTTATTTGTTATGGCAGAAAATAATTTGCCAGAAAAAGAAAAAGATAAATTGTTACTGGAATTTGGAAATTTAGAACTCGCCGGCACTGTATGTCATCAAAAGACAGAATTACTTACCATGCTCAAACAAATGGAATATGAAGTAACGCAACAATTTTCATCAGAAAAAGCAGCAGTATGA